In one Terriglobia bacterium genomic region, the following are encoded:
- a CDS encoding PDZ domain-containing protein yields MNRFTKLTLLCLSILVFGYAGLGHVLGKSDDEKTYRSLTVYSEVLQKIQQDYVDTPNMHLVTAGSLHGLLESLDAQSGYLTPREYTEYKQKLQNSAVGESGLTLSKRYGYIIVVSVLPDSAAQKAGIHSADIFESIGGFTTRDMSVGQALNLLSGAPGTGVKLSVIRRGSTDPQDVEIVREKLAPQKIVTARIEPDTLVLRLPALDAGRAAEVRERLLQAEKQGLHKVILDVRDCGRGEVSEAIALAQLFVPSGTLATLQGQTVSRQTFAADPAKVVWKHPVSVLISTTTAGAAEVFASAIAANHRGDVVGERTFGLASEQKLIPLEDGSAIILTVANYANRDGKPILEEGVLPTEVVRAAADAGDGDLGDDETAAPAAKEAPAEPRPLSPEDPILRKALELLKAPAKKAA; encoded by the coding sequence ATGAATCGTTTCACGAAACTTACGCTGCTGTGCCTGTCCATCCTGGTCTTCGGCTATGCCGGGCTGGGCCACGTGCTCGGCAAGAGCGACGACGAGAAGACCTACCGCTCGCTCACCGTCTACAGCGAAGTGCTGCAGAAGATCCAGCAGGATTACGTGGATACTCCGAACATGCACCTGGTAACGGCGGGCTCGCTGCACGGCCTGCTGGAATCCCTGGACGCGCAGTCCGGCTACCTGACGCCGCGCGAATATACCGAGTACAAGCAGAAGCTGCAGAACTCCGCGGTGGGCGAGAGCGGGCTGACGCTCAGCAAACGCTACGGCTACATCATCGTGGTTTCGGTTCTGCCGGACAGCGCGGCGCAAAAGGCCGGCATTCACAGTGCGGACATCTTTGAATCCATCGGCGGCTTCACCACCCGGGACATGTCCGTGGGCCAGGCGCTCAACCTGCTCTCCGGCGCGCCGGGCACGGGCGTGAAGCTTTCCGTGATCCGCCGCGGGAGCACCGACCCGCAGGACGTGGAGATTGTCCGCGAGAAGCTCGCGCCGCAGAAAATCGTCACCGCCAGGATCGAGCCGGATACGCTGGTGCTGCGCCTGCCCGCGCTAGACGCGGGGCGCGCGGCCGAGGTGCGCGAACGCCTGCTGCAGGCGGAGAAGCAGGGCCTGCACAAGGTCATTCTGGACGTGCGCGACTGCGGGCGCGGCGAGGTTTCCGAAGCCATCGCCCTGGCGCAACTCTTTGTGCCCTCCGGCACGCTGGCCACGCTGCAAGGCCAGACCGTTTCCCGGCAGACCTTTGCCGCGGACCCCGCGAAAGTGGTCTGGAAGCATCCTGTCTCCGTGCTGATTTCCACGACCACGGCGGGCGCGGCGGAAGTGTTCGCATCGGCGATCGCGGCGAATCATCGCGGCGATGTCGTGGGCGAGCGCACTTTCGGCCTGGCCTCCGAGCAGAAGCTGATTCCGCTCGAGGACGGCTCGGCGATCATCCTGACGGTGGCCAACTACGCCAACCGCGACGGCAAGCCCATTCTCGAGGAAGGCGTGCTGCCCACGGAGGTGGTGCGCGCCGCCGCGGATGCCGGCGACGGCGATCTCGGCGACGACGAAACGGCCGCCCCGGCCGCGAAAGAAGCGCCGGCCGAGCCGCGTCCGCTCTCTCCTGAAGATCCCATCCTGCGCAAAGCGCTGGAACTCCTGAAAGCCCCGGCGAAGAAGGCCGCCTAG
- the lpxC gene encoding UDP-3-O-acyl-N-acetylglucosamine deacetylase — protein sequence MSFQTTIQRPVEISGIGLHTGVPGHVRLVPAPADTGILFRRSDLDNFPIEAQGHNVARVSYATSLMKQGVLLSTTEHLLAALYSSGIDNIYVDIDAIEVPILDGSSEPFMEMLDKAGTRQLRRKRRYLKVLKPVELEEPDPQVAGQVRRMGIYPAQEFRLRCYVDFAHPLVGQQEVELVVGREAFRQWLSRARTFCFERDIEPLRAMGLIRGGSLDNAIVLTDDGVMNGPLRFADEFGRHKALDLIGDLALMGLPLLGRVVAYRAGHAMHTQLVSRLLADPSAWAITTEAPAAAPARSGLSALAPAAATD from the coding sequence ATGTCCTTTCAGACCACTATCCAGCGGCCCGTGGAGATCTCCGGCATCGGACTACACACCGGCGTTCCGGGTCATGTACGGCTGGTGCCGGCTCCCGCGGATACCGGGATTCTCTTCCGCCGCAGCGACCTGGACAATTTCCCGATCGAAGCCCAGGGGCACAACGTGGCCCGCGTGAGCTACGCGACGAGCCTCATGAAGCAGGGCGTGCTGCTTTCCACCACGGAACACCTGCTGGCCGCTCTCTATTCCAGCGGCATCGACAACATCTATGTGGACATTGACGCTATCGAGGTGCCCATCCTGGACGGCTCGTCCGAACCGTTCATGGAGATGCTCGACAAGGCGGGCACCAGGCAGTTGCGGCGCAAGCGCCGCTACCTCAAGGTGCTCAAGCCGGTGGAGCTGGAAGAGCCGGATCCGCAGGTCGCCGGGCAGGTGCGGCGCATGGGCATCTATCCGGCCCAGGAATTTCGCCTGCGCTGCTACGTGGATTTCGCGCACCCCCTCGTGGGCCAGCAGGAAGTGGAACTGGTCGTGGGCCGGGAAGCTTTCCGGCAGTGGCTGTCGCGGGCCCGCACCTTCTGTTTCGAACGGGACATCGAGCCGCTCAGGGCCATGGGCCTGATCCGCGGAGGTTCCCTGGACAACGCCATCGTGTTGACCGACGATGGGGTGATGAACGGTCCGCTGCGCTTCGCCGATGAGTTCGGCCGCCACAAGGCGCTGGACCTGATCGGCGACCTGGCCCTCATGGGCCTGCCCCTGCTGGGCCGCGTGGTGGCCTACCGCGCCGGCCATGCCATGCATACCCAGCTGGTCAGCCGTCTCCTCGCCGATCCCTCCGCCTGGGCTATCACCACGGAAGCCCCGGCCGCAGCCCCGGCGCGCAGCGGTTTGTCCGCCCTGGCGCCCGCCGCAGCCACGGATTAG